A genomic region of Magnolia sinica isolate HGM2019 chromosome 6, MsV1, whole genome shotgun sequence contains the following coding sequences:
- the LOC131249544 gene encoding uncharacterized protein LOC131249544, whose protein sequence is MERRTSVIQKKLNDQAPRDHGPSQRPEGKFHSYTLLNTSTEHILLDIRGQRLLNWPVYMKTDVENRDKRKYCRFHRDHGHNTSDCVDLKDEIKTLIHKGHLRRYTKEERLAQKEERSSKAVEEPIEIRTIYGGSSSGGDLNRARKAHSRSSDPEHYVNLAKRPKKEFRVSPCNLTFTEDDAHGIQHPYDDALVVAMTIANEKVFHILVDSGSSANVIYSEAFERMGIDRSRLRPVNTPLHGFVGDKVISEGAISLPVTAGEGQQQVTLLVNFLVVNVPSVHNVILGRPSLNAMRAVVFTYYLMMKFPAECGVGYLRGN, encoded by the coding sequence ATGGAACGAAGAACCTCAGTCATCCAAAAAAAACTTAATGACCAAGCCCCTCGTGATCATGGGCCGAGCCAGAGGCCCGAGGGAAAATTCCATTCTTACACTCTTCTCAACACCTCTACGGAGCATATTCTGTTAGATATTAGAGGCCAGAGACTCCTGAATTGGCCTGTCTACATGAAGACCGACGTAGAGAACCGGGACAAGCGCAAGTACTGCAGATTCCACCGCGACCACGGCCACAACACGAGCGACTGTGTGGATCTCAAGGACGAGATCAAGACCCTTATCCACAAGGGTCATCTGCGTCGATACACTAAGGAGGAGAGgttggctcagaaagaagaaagGTCGAGCAAAGCAGTGGAAGAACCTATAGAAATTCGAACCATCTATGGTGGTTCATCTAGTGGAGGCGACTTGAATAGGGCTCGTAAAGCCCACTCTCGGAGTTCGGACCCCGAGCACTATGTCAATTTGGCCAAAAGGCCGAAGAAAGAGTTCCGTGTCAGCCCCTGCAACTTGACTTTCACAGAGGATGACGCACACGGAATCCAGCATCCATATGACGATGCCCTCGTGGTGGCTATGACCATAGCCAACGAAAAAGTCTTTCACATCCTGGTTGACTCAGGGAGCTCAGCCAATGTCATTTACTCCGAGGCGTTTGAGAGAATGGGTATCGATAGGTCGCGCCTCCGACCCGTGAATACTCCTCTACACGGCTTTGTCGGGGATAAGGTAATCTCcgagggagccatctccctccctgtAACAGCGGGAGAAGGACAGCAACAAGTCACACTTCTAGTGAACTTTCTAGTTGTCAATGTGCCATCGGTGCATAATGTTATTTTGGGCCGACCTTCCCTTAATGCGATGAGGGCGGTTGTGTTTACATACTActtgatgatgaagttccccgCCGAATGTGGGGTCGGATACCTCCGAGGGAACTAG